One Synechocystis sp. LKSZ1 genomic window, TGCCTATATTGCTGAAGCAACTACAGTGGGAGACTGGCCCCGTATTACCCTAGGCATCGGCATGATGAGTTTGTTTGTGGTTGGGCTCAATCGTCTGCTGTGGCGCCGGCTTTACCAATTGGCAGAAACCAAATATCATCTGTGATCTTTTCATCGAACTCATTTCCCTAGCCCTCCCCGCAGGCTTGATCGGCAAGGTAGGAAAGGGCACGAAATCGTAAAATCATCAGATCGTCGTAGAGAGGATTTAGCTTACACAAAGGGGGAATTACCATCACAACCTGCCCCCGCCAGTTAACGGTTCGAGCAAAGGGGCATTGGGCTGGAATCAAGTGACAAATCGCTTGGGCAATCACTGCATTGGGAATTTCCCATTGGCCGAGCCAGCGACGCATTGGAGACCATACCTCACCCCACCGCTGACGACGTTGACCGTTGCTTGGGGACAATGGATATTGAGGAAATGAATAATTGCTTAGGGTGTTCATCGCTGCAATGTATTGCTTGTTTCAAATCGATGTCCTTAGCATAAACATAATCTCCAGGAATATAAACACCTTTTTGATATAAATTTAGTTTATGAATGATAAGCAAGACTTAAGGGCTACTCCCGTCCTATCCTAAGGTGCGGTATGTTGAGGGAGATGGTGCGAACCCATGCTAAAAAGACACAATAGCAAGTCCCACAAGAAGTTGCGAGCCAACCGCTCATTTTTGTTAAAAACAATGTCCTATGGTAGCTAATATGGCTCAAGACATCCTGATTGCAGTTGAGAATGTTCACAAACGCTTTCCGTTGCCCGACGGGAAAGAGGAATTCACCGTCTTAAAGGGGGTCAGCTTAACGGTTAAGGCGGGCGAGGTGCTGGCCCTGCTAGGACGTAGCGGTAGTGGTAAAAGTACATTGTTGCGCATCATGGCCGGATTAATTCCACCGAGTCAGGGTCGAGTCTTGAGCGAGGGAAAACCCCTGCGGGGAGCCAACGACAAAGTAGCCATGGTGTTCCAAAATTTTGCCCTGTTACCTTGGCTTACTGTTCAAGAGAATGTGGAATTAGGACTAGAAGCTAGGGGAATTCGGCGAGAACAACGCCGGCAACGGGCTCTCAAAGCCATTGATATTGTGGGCTTGGATGGGTTTGAGAGTGCCTATCCCAAGGAATTATCAGGAGGCATGAAGCAAAGGGTGGGCTTTGCTCGTGCCTTTGTGCTAGAACCCCAAGCTTTATTTATGGATGAGCCCTTTAGCGCATTAGATGTTTTAACTTCTGAAAACCTACGGGGGGAAATTGACGATCTTTGGAATGCGAAAATGTTTCCCTCCCAAAGTATTCTGATCGTCACTCATAATATTGAAGAAGCCGTCTTTCTGGCTGATCGTGTGATCATTTTAGGCTCCAATCCAGGACACATCCGAGGGGAAGTCGTGATTGACCTACCACGCCCCCACGACCGAAACCATCCTCGCTTTGCAGCTCTGGTTGATTATATCTACACCGTGATGACTAATCCTGAAATTAAGGTGACTAGCCAAGTATCTACTCAGTACGAACCAGAGACTATTTCAGTTACTTCTTCCCCCTACGCTAAGGCGTTACCCCACGTTCGTGTTGGAGGAATTAGTGGTTTATTAGAACTCATTGTCGATCAGCCAAAAGGAACTGATGATATTCCTCGATTAGCGGATCGTCTTCAGCTTGCAGTCGATGACCTTCTACCTAGTTTGGATGCTGCTGTCCTTTTGGGATTTGCAGAAGTAGCCCAAGGCGATGTACGGCTCACTGAAATAGGGCAAGACTTTGCGACAACCACTATTCTGCGCAGTAAAGATCTCTTTCGGCAGCAAGCCCTAACGCATGTTTCTGTTCTAAATAGTATTGTCCAAACTCTACGAGAAAAGCGAAACAGTTCCATGCGAGCAGACTTTTTTTTAGACCTCTGGGGTGAGCATTTTCCGCAGGAGGAAGCAGAACGCCAGTTTGCAACGGCCGTAGACTGGGGACGTTATGCTGAGTTATTTGAGTATGATGCCAGTGAAGATCGCCTCTATCTCCCAGAGGTAAAAACAGAAACCCTAGTTGAATGTTGAATAGGAAGAAAAATGGTTAAATATTGGCACTGGCAATCAGGGCAAAAGGCGTTAAAATGAGCCGGAAATCCCAATCAATGAGGGATACAGCGTTCCCTTGTCCGGGAGAAACCATGGACTCTTGTGTCTCCAGTTCTGAATCCATTACTTTTGTTCCTCTAGCGCATCATGGGGCGGCCCCCATGGGAGTTACGATTCGTTGTGCCAAGCTCCAGGATATTCAAGGCCTGACGGAGGTCTTACTGCAAAGCTTTCACCCGCCTCGGCGTTGGTCAGCCTGGTTTCACCCCCTCCTGCGGTTGGGCATTTACGAAGATTTGCGTTCTCGTCTGCGGGCTTCCTCCCCTCACTACACCTGTCTGATTGCCCTCAGGGCCCCCGACGAAGAAATCATTGGTACTGCTGAGATTTCCCTACGGGGTTGGTTCTATCCCCAGGCTCGTACCGGCTATATTTCTAATTTGGCAGTGAGCCCGGCCCACCGTCGTCATGGCGTTGCCCGTCAGCTATTGCTCAAATGTGAGCAGGTTGCCAGGGATTGGAACTGTCATACGCTGGCCCTCCATGTTCTTGACAACAATCACAGTGCCAAGTCCCTGTATGATGATTTGGGTTATCAGACCCAGGGGACGGATTTTCAGTGGCCCACCGGACTGTTTCATTGGCCCCGGCGCTTGCTCCTAGAAAAATCCCTTGCGGTCTAGCTCAGTCTCGTCTAGTTATCCTCAAAGTCGTCAAACATTAAATCCCGGTGACGAGTGCCTACGGGCCAGTCTTCATTAACGCCCCCAATAATCATTTGCTTGATCGCCACATACTCCTGACTCAGTTGGTGCAGGGCATTGATCAAAATATCGAGGGCAATTAAATCACTTGTACCCAGATCAAACCAACACCGGCCCCAGGCACCTTGGTACTGAAAATCCGCCATATTGTGCATCGGGGCCATTAGGCTATTCTCTAAAGCTGCGTTATCGTACTCCAAATAACTGATTTCAATACCCGTGTCCTGTACTTGAAGATTTTCGGCATTAAAGGCGCTCAGTTTGCCCAGATAGAACCAGGAATTAAACACCTCTTCGACGTATTGTTGTTCCATGGCTGAGGGGACAGCTTCAAACTCCAGCCAGATCCAGAGGTCAAAGGGGTTAAATTCTCGAAATTGAATATCCATGGGCAGGGAAACAGAAAGGACAGAAGCGATGATGAAGAGAGGAAGCTACAGGGCCGGATGATTCCATTTCCAGAGGCTACTGGAGACCCAATTGGTGACAATATGGGCCAGGACAGGAACGGCTAAATTGCCCGTCACCAGGGCCGCATAACCCAGGGCAAGGCCTACGATAGTGGCCCACACCACATAGGGCCATTGTTGCAGACTACTCAGATGCAAAACCCCAAAAACCAAACTGGAAAGGAGCACGGCTCCAAGGTTGAGGCCTAGGGCCGGTAGCATGATCCCTCGAAATAGCAATTCTTCACTCAGGCCAGGCAGGAGGCCTAACCACAGCAGGTCAGGCCAGGCTAGGGGCTTAATCACCAATTCCAGGTAGCTATCGGCACTCTGACGGTAAGCAGGCCAGCAACGATAGACTACACCACTGGCTAGCACAATACCTAGGGCAAGGGCCAGACCCTGGAGGGCCGCCGGGACAGTAAATTGCCAAGACAGCAAAGGAATGTCTCCAAAATGTTGCCAGAGCTTGGCCACTCCCAACAGCACAACCGCCGTGATGGCCATCACCCCCAGAATTTGGGTACGGGTCAGGGGGTCAAAATTGGAATGGTTAGAGGGTGTCACAGAGTTAGCTTAGGTGCTGGAGAGAAGGGAAATGGGGATGGAAGCAGTCAAGGTTTAATCCGGCCCGATGGGCCACCAGTACCCCCACTGCCTCTAGATAAGAGTTTACCCTAAGGGCTGAAATGCCTAGGGCCTCAGGGGAGACTTGCAGTTGGGTAGTATTATTTTCGACAGCAATTATCAAGGTCGAACGATGGCCCCAACTCAGGGTAGCACTGCCGCCACAGGCACTGGCTGGCACAATCAAGGCCTGGACATCCTGTTGCCAGAGACTGGCCGGGGTTGGATGCGCGGTAAATTGGGGAGCACGGCTCAGGCCCACTAGCACGCAGGGTAAAAAAGTATAGCCAATTTCTTCCGCCGAAGCTCTGGGGGAAATAGTGGGGTCGAGGGGGAGGGGGGCCAGGGCAGGGGCATGGGCGCAGGGAATCTGGAATTGTCGCACAATCAAGTGGGAAATCACTGCTTCGGCGCCCGAGAGGGGATCCACTCCCGAACCATGGCGATATTGATTCAGCACCGTCGCATCCACATCATCGGGAAAACGGGCCACAACAGCAATGGCTTCGGCCTTCGCTTCCCGGATGAGGCATTCAGCGGCGCGGAGTAAACTTCCTGGATTGCCAATGGTGCCCCAACTGCTCCCTGAATCGGAGGTGCGTAATTCGACCTTCAGAGGGCTATCGGTGATCACATAGTCAGTCAAATTTAGGCCTAGGGTGGCCCTGGTCGCCTCTGCCACCTGGAGATGACGGTAACGCAGGTCATCCTCAATACCCTGGTCAAAAATTAGGCCTACACGATTCCCTCGACTGGGGGCCAGGCCCCAATGGCCTTTAGCAAACTGGTCGAGGGCATAGCCTTCCACGTAGAGTACATTGGCAATGGGCCAATAAAGCTGGGCCCCATTCATCACGTTGGGATGGGTGATCAAATGGTCGCAGACCTGACTCAAGGCCCGAGCAATGGGCAGGGCATCCCCCGCAAATCCCCCTAGGGCCGCCCCAATACCCGTGGGAATAATTAAGGCAACGTTGTAACTCACCGCAGCGACTGGTCTAGGCTGAGGGGGTCGTAACCACGGCTTCAACGGTGGCAGTTTGGTCTTCTGGGTCAACGGCGGTGATCGCCCAACGAAGGGGTTCTCCCCGCTTAGCCAACTCGGCTTCAATGGCCTGCTGGAGTTGGAGAGGATTTTCCTGGAGGTTAATTTCAGCGGTAATGAAATGAGTGGTCATGGCCTTGCCTGTGCTAAAAAAATCGCTAAGTCTAGTCTACGGCCAAGGGCCCCTTCCTACTTGAGGCGGCCCGAACGCAGAATGCTGATCACCAGCCACAGGCCCAGTAGGCTCGCAGCCGAAAATAAGACATTGGCTACAATTTCCCACTGCTGACTATTGGCCCCAGTAGAAATAATCGCCGCCCCAATAATCAAGGCCCCCACCACGACGCTAAAGGAAAGCCGATTAGCCGATTGCTCCAAGCTACGGCGGATAGGGTCGAGTTCCTGGAGGCGGAGATTCCATTGCAAGGTTTCTGTGGTTAAGCGGTCTAGAAAGACTTCAATCTGGCGGGGTGTCCGCAGGGAGATGGATTTCAGGTCAAGAATCGTGCGGAGGGTGGTCTGGAGCGGGGTTGTGCCCACTAACTGGCGTCGGAAGAGGTCGGCCATCAGGGGCTTAATTTCGGCAAAGAGATTGAGGTCGGGGTTAAAGCGGCGGCCGGCCCCCTCAAGGTTAGCGAGACATTTAGCGTAAAGACCCAGGCTAGCTGGTACTTTGAGACGATTGGCCCGAGCAATCTGCAAAACTTCATAAACCACTTCACTAAAGTTAAATTCCGCTAGGCTCAGGTCGTAATATTTGCGGAGCATCCCTTCGTAGTCGAGACGGAGTTTTTCTAAATTCGTGCGATTGACGGCCACGGATAATTCCAGGGTGAGCTGGCTACAACGCTGGGCATCGAGATCCACAATGGCTAGAAGCATTTCCGTCAGTAGCTGTTGAGTCCGCGGGTCTAGGCGACCGATCATGCCACAATCAATCAGGGCAATGCGGCCATCCTCCAGATAGAAAAGATTGCCAGGATGGGGGTCGGCGTGGAAAAAGCCATCAATGTACAACTGCTGGAAAAAGACCCGAAAGAGCAGGGTGGTGATCTGTTTTTTGCGATCGCTTTCCCCGCCTTTCAGGGCCGGTTGGGATAAATCGGCCTCCAGAATCGGACGGCCCGGTAACCATTGCAAGACCAGTAATTGCTCAGAGGTTAGTTCCCAATAAACCTGGGGAATGACCAGTTGCTGAGGGTCAAACCAGGTACTCTGGGCCAGGTTGCGGCGGAGGGTATCGGTATAGCGGGCCTCCGTCATGAAATTGAGTTCCGCCTGTACCGTCTGAGTAAATTCCTCCGCCAGTTTCACCACATCGTAGATTTGGCCAAATTCTGTCAGGCCCACCAGTTCAGCAATGGCCTTGATCAACAGGGCATCCTGATTGACAACGGTCTCAATGCCTGGCCGACGCACTTTCAGGGCCACCTCAACCCCCGAGAGCAGGGTGGCCCGATGCACCTGGCCGATGGAACCCGCGGCAATGGCCTGGGGTTGAATGGTTTGAAAAATTTGTTCTAGGGGCCGGGAAAACTGTTGGCGCAACTGGCCTTCGATGGCTGGCCAAGCAACAGCCGGTACATTGGCCTGGAGGGCCGTCAGGGCCTCAATGTAGGCCGGGGGCAGGAGGTCGGGGCGAGTGCTGAGCAATTGCCCTAGTTTGACGAAGAAGGGGCCCAATTCCACCAGAATTTTACGAAGAACTTCCGGGGGCGGGATCTGGGGTTCATCGGCCTTACCCCCCGTGAGCAGA contains:
- a CDS encoding Mo-dependent nitrogenase C-terminal domain-containing protein, producing MSPSNGQRRQRWGEVWSPMRRWLGQWEIPNAVIAQAICHLIPAQCPFARTVNWRGQVVMVIPPLCKLNPLYDDLMILRFRALSYLADQACGEG
- a CDS encoding nitrate/sulfonate/bicarbonate ABC transporter ATP-binding protein, with the translated sequence MVANMAQDILIAVENVHKRFPLPDGKEEFTVLKGVSLTVKAGEVLALLGRSGSGKSTLLRIMAGLIPPSQGRVLSEGKPLRGANDKVAMVFQNFALLPWLTVQENVELGLEARGIRREQRRQRALKAIDIVGLDGFESAYPKELSGGMKQRVGFARAFVLEPQALFMDEPFSALDVLTSENLRGEIDDLWNAKMFPSQSILIVTHNIEEAVFLADRVIILGSNPGHIRGEVVIDLPRPHDRNHPRFAALVDYIYTVMTNPEIKVTSQVSTQYEPETISVTSSPYAKALPHVRVGGISGLLELIVDQPKGTDDIPRLADRLQLAVDDLLPSLDAAVLLGFAEVAQGDVRLTEIGQDFATTTILRSKDLFRQQALTHVSVLNSIVQTLREKRNSSMRADFFLDLWGEHFPQEEAERQFATAVDWGRYAELFEYDASEDRLYLPEVKTETLVEC
- a CDS encoding GNAT family N-acetyltransferase produces the protein MDSCVSSSESITFVPLAHHGAAPMGVTIRCAKLQDIQGLTEVLLQSFHPPRRWSAWFHPLLRLGIYEDLRSRLRASSPHYTCLIALRAPDEEIIGTAEISLRGWFYPQARTGYISNLAVSPAHRRHGVARQLLLKCEQVARDWNCHTLALHVLDNNHSAKSLYDDLGYQTQGTDFQWPTGLFHWPRRLLLEKSLAV
- a CDS encoding DUF3531 family protein, whose protein sequence is MDIQFREFNPFDLWIWLEFEAVPSAMEQQYVEEVFNSWFYLGKLSAFNAENLQVQDTGIEISYLEYDNAALENSLMAPMHNMADFQYQGAWGRCWFDLGTSDLIALDILINALHQLSQEYVAIKQMIIGGVNEDWPVGTRHRDLMFDDFEDN
- a CDS encoding CPBP family intramembrane glutamic endopeptidase — its product is MTPSNHSNFDPLTRTQILGVMAITAVVLLGVAKLWQHFGDIPLLSWQFTVPAALQGLALALGIVLASGVVYRCWPAYRQSADSYLELVIKPLAWPDLLWLGLLPGLSEELLFRGIMLPALGLNLGAVLLSSLVFGVLHLSSLQQWPYVVWATIVGLALGYAALVTGNLAVPVLAHIVTNWVSSSLWKWNHPAL
- a CDS encoding DUF3326 domain-containing protein encodes the protein MSYNVALIIPTGIGAALGGFAGDALPIARALSQVCDHLITHPNVMNGAQLYWPIANVLYVEGYALDQFAKGHWGLAPSRGNRVGLIFDQGIEDDLRYRHLQVAEATRATLGLNLTDYVITDSPLKVELRTSDSGSSWGTIGNPGSLLRAAECLIREAKAEAIAVVARFPDDVDATVLNQYRHGSGVDPLSGAEAVISHLIVRQFQIPCAHAPALAPLPLDPTISPRASAEEIGYTFLPCVLVGLSRAPQFTAHPTPASLWQQDVQALIVPASACGGSATLSWGHRSTLIIAVENNTTQLQVSPEALGISALRVNSYLEAVGVLVAHRAGLNLDCFHPHFPSLQHLS
- a CDS encoding AarF/ABC1/UbiB kinase family protein, with protein sequence MFSLTQSTARQREILEIVLGNGWDYMRSLLTGGKADEPQIPPPEVLRKILVELGPFFVKLGQLLSTRPDLLPPAYIEALTALQANVPAVAWPAIEGQLRQQFSRPLEQIFQTIQPQAIAAGSIGQVHRATLLSGVEVALKVRRPGIETVVNQDALLIKAIAELVGLTEFGQIYDVVKLAEEFTQTVQAELNFMTEARYTDTLRRNLAQSTWFDPQQLVIPQVYWELTSEQLLVLQWLPGRPILEADLSQPALKGGESDRKKQITTLLFRVFFQQLYIDGFFHADPHPGNLFYLEDGRIALIDCGMIGRLDPRTQQLLTEMLLAIVDLDAQRCSQLTLELSVAVNRTNLEKLRLDYEGMLRKYYDLSLAEFNFSEVVYEVLQIARANRLKVPASLGLYAKCLANLEGAGRRFNPDLNLFAEIKPLMADLFRRQLVGTTPLQTTLRTILDLKSISLRTPRQIEVFLDRLTTETLQWNLRLQELDPIRRSLEQSANRLSFSVVVGALIIGAAIISTGANSQQWEIVANVLFSAASLLGLWLVISILRSGRLK